The window GATCAGCAAAATCTTGAACCACAATTAAGTCATCTAAACGACTTTGAAACGCAGTTCGAAGGGCAAGACGCCGCTCTTTACGATTCATTTTGGTGGAGTAATCTCTTGGCTTGGGACCAAAAATAACACCGCCACCTTTCCACAGCGGAGAGCGACTTGATCCGGCCCGGGCACGACCTGTACCCTTTTGTCTCCAAGGCTTACGCCCACCACCCCGAACCTCAGAACGGGTTTTAGTTGACGCAGTCCCTTGACGCGCATTTGCTAGTTGCCGAACAAGTGCACGATGCACGATGTGGGATGCATTCGCTTCATCTGCAACTCTTAACTCTAGAGAAGCTTTGCCCGCTTCTTGTCCTTGCCAATCTTTTACTATGCAGCTCACCATATCTATCTCTTCCCTCTTACGGCTGACAGACCTAAGCCTTGCCCACAATGTTTGCTGGTTTGATATTCAGCAATGCACCTGGCTTACCAGGGACAGCGCCCTTGATCAAAATCAAGCCTTGCTCTGCATCAACTCTGACAACGGTCAATTGACGAATTGTCACCTGACTATTTCCCATGCGGCCTGCCATACGCTTGCCGGGATAAATACGACCAGGGGTCGTTCCAGCTCCCGTGGATCCAGGCAGACGATGATTCTTCGAACCGTGAGCCATTGGTCCTCGTCTGAAGTTATGACGCTTTTGGTATCCAGCAAAACCTCGACCAATGCTGTTACCCGTTACGTCTACCAATTGACCGACTTCAAAAACATCCGCCTTAATTTGCTGCCCCAGTTCGTATTGACTGGAATCAGCCAATCGGTACTCTTTCAAGTGCCGTAGGGGTGACGAGTTCGACTTTGCGAGGTG of the Synechococcales cyanobacterium T60_A2020_003 genome contains:
- the rplD gene encoding 50S ribosomal protein L4; the protein is MVSCIVKDWQGQEAGKASLELRVADEANASHIVHRALVRQLANARQGTASTKTRSEVRGGGRKPWRQKGTGRARAGSSRSPLWKGGGVIFGPKPRDYSTKMNRKERRLALRTAFQSRLDDLIVVQDFADQMERPKTKDLIEAIARWGVDTNAEKVLLITAERNETVYLSARNVSALKLILATNLNVYDLLAADRIVVTTSALDKIQEVYSDQV
- a CDS encoding 50S ribosomal protein L3 codes for the protein MSVGILGKKLGMTQVFDEEGRAIPVTVVQAGPCTVTQIKTVPTDGYSAIQVGFGESSEKSLNKPELGHLAKSNSSPLRHLKEYRLADSSQYELGQQIKADVFEVGQLVDVTGNSIGRGFAGYQKRHNFRRGPMAHGSKNHRLPGSTGAGTTPGRIYPGKRMAGRMGNSQVTIRQLTVVRVDAEQGLILIKGAVPGKPGALLNIKPANIVGKA